The Nitrospirota bacterium genomic interval ATTCGCATCAACTCTTAAGAGAAGTCTTCGGGCCGGCATGGGGAGGAAAACAAGGGATACGGGCATTCCTGCTCGATCCGGCGGTCGCAACAGACCCCGGGTTCCAGGCGGAAAGGAACGCCGCCGTGGAGTCAAGGAGGCGGCATGGGAAGTCCCCCCGCGGTGTCACCTGATGCAGGCGTACTCCGCAGGTCGTGTGAGATCGAAAAACTGAAGGTCGTTCCCGTTCCAAGCGTTGTGTCGCACCAGATGCGCCCGCCGTGGCGCCGCACGAGCGCCTTCGCATAGGCGAGGCCCATACCCTCGCCGGAACCGTCCTGCGGCCCGAGCCGGCTGAAGAGATCGAACACCCGGGAGACATCGTCGGGTGCGATCCCCCGGCCGTTGTCGCGGAAATGGAACAGGTTCTCCGAATCATTCCGCTCTCCCCGTACCTCGAGAATACCTCCGCTGCCGGCCTCGGTGTACTTGATCGCATTGTCCACGATGCTGCCCACGACCTGTTCCAGGGCGTTCCGGTCCGCGGTGATCTGCGGCAGGGCATCAATGGCCACCGTGATACCTTTCCTCGCGATCGCCCCTGCCTGTGACTCGACGAGCGATCGGACCAGTCCGGTCATGTCTATCGGTTCGAAGGACAGCGTCCTATTCCCGATGCGGGAGAGCTTCAGGAAAGCATTGATCAGCGCGTGAATTTTATCGGACGACGCATTGATGAAACCCAGTGCCGCAGGAATCTCCTCCTGGACGACATGCTGAAGACGCGTTCGCTCCTTGCCGGCGAAGCCGGTAATACCGCTGTCCAGAAACGCGCTGATGTGCCGGAGGGAGCCGCCCAGCTCGGCGGAGAAGCCCTTCAGGTTCACGAGCGGCGTCCGCAAATCGTGAGAGATGCTGTACACGAATGATCTGAGCTCGTCGTTTCTGTCCTTCAGGTCCCGGGAGTAGCGGTGAAGCTGTTTCTCGGTCCGTTCATGGTCAACGATCTCCTGCTGCAGGCGGAGGACGACCTGCGACAGCTCCCGCGTGCGGGCCTGGACTGCGTCTTCGAGGCGCTCCTTGGACTGTTCCAGATCGTACCGCAGCCCCAGCTCCTTGGCGAGGCTCACGCCGTTCAGGTAGCGCATGAGCAGCACCGTGGAGAAGATCATGACCATGAAGGCATTCGAGGTGAAGAACGCCTCCCTGTTCGTGATCCGTTCGGTCATCACGATGGGCAGGAGATACACGCAATAGATGAGGACGACGGATGCCGCATAGAAGGAAAATCGCGCCGGAAGGAGACCCGGTGCCGCCACGCAAAGGAGGATCATCCCGACGTAGTAGGACGAGGCATGGCCGCCGATCTGGAGGATCATGATCTCGATGGTAGCCGCCGACCCGCCGATCGCCGCATACGCAAGGAGGAGATGAACGAGGCGGTTTGCCGACCGCGCCGCAACCGCGGAGATCGCCAGCAGCAGGAACGATATGATGACCCGGTAGGCAAGGAACCGCGTGAAATACCCGCGCGCAACGAAGTAGTCGAGAGCGCTCAACATGAGAAAGAGCACGGCTCCCCACGCGCTTGCCCGGATCAGCCACTGGCGGAACTGGGCATCGATGTTGCCCCCTATGTAAAGCTCTCTGTTCATGTCGATGCTGCAATCCACGGGCATGAGGGCATCTCCGGCGCGCCGTCAGCCCGTGAACGCAACCTGCCTCAGTCAATGTATCGGCACCGGAGAATAAAACTTTAACCTCGGCCCATCAAGGGCTCCCGGTTACTTTCTGTTGGGAAACCGATCCCCGATGAAAGGGGCCAAGAAGACCGCCCAGTTCGGTCTGTTCTGGACCAATCCGGCCAGAGGAACCCCTCCGGCATGAGCCGGTAGGATCCCCTAAACAACGCGACCGCCTGGGCGTTGCGGA includes:
- a CDS encoding HAMP domain-containing sensor histidine kinase, which produces MPVDCSIDMNRELYIGGNIDAQFRQWLIRASAWGAVLFLMLSALDYFVARGYFTRFLAYRVIISFLLLAISAVAARSANRLVHLLLAYAAIGGSAATIEIMILQIGGHASSYYVGMILLCVAAPGLLPARFSFYAASVVLIYCVYLLPIVMTERITNREAFFTSNAFMVMIFSTVLLMRYLNGVSLAKELGLRYDLEQSKERLEDAVQARTRELSQVVLRLQQEIVDHERTEKQLHRYSRDLKDRNDELRSFVYSISHDLRTPLVNLKGFSAELGGSLRHISAFLDSGITGFAGKERTRLQHVVQEEIPAALGFINASSDKIHALINAFLKLSRIGNRTLSFEPIDMTGLVRSLVESQAGAIARKGITVAIDALPQITADRNALEQVVGSIVDNAIKYTEAGSGGILEVRGERNDSENLFHFRDNGRGIAPDDVSRVFDLFSRLGPQDGSGEGMGLAYAKALVRRHGGRIWCDTTLGTGTTFSFSISHDLRSTPASGDTAGGLPMPPP